DNA from Verrucomicrobiia bacterium:
GGCTACCGGGGCGTTGGTGATGATGACCTGCCGCCAATCCAGGATTTCATTGAAGAAGAAGCTGCGGCGGGCGTTGGCGGCGGGCAGGCGGGCTTGAAAGCGCACCGGCCCCAGTTCCCAGCGGCCGGGCTGATGTGCCAGCACATAGGTTTGAAAGCGGTGCAGGACAAAGTTGCGGCCGCCGAAGCCCACCATTTGGGGGCGTTGCGCCTGCCAGGGACCGGTGGTGAAGCCGGTGGCGGTCCATTCGGGGGTGCCTTGTTGTTCGGCCACGGCGTAGAGGTCCACCGTGACCAGGGCCAGCTCGCCGGCGTAGAGGTTGCTGCGGGCCAGGTGCAGGCGGAGGAAGGCTTGTTGCTGGATGATGGCGGGGTCCATCTCGGTGACGCGCAGGGCGATGGGCTGGGTGGTGACCCATTGCTCCCCAATGGGCACGCGGACGGGGGGAATGACGTAGGTGCCCGCCTGGGGGGCAGTGAGCTGGTAATTCAGGGTAATTTGCTGAATGGCCTGGCCGTTGATGATTTGCATGACCTGCGAGGGGCCCACGTATTGAATCTGGAGGCCGGGCACCTCGATGCGCGGGACGGCGCGCGGGGCCGCGTTCTCAATGACGATTTGCAACTCGATGGTCTGGCCCGCGCTCAGGTTGGTGGTGGAGACGCGCAATTCCACCGGGGCGGCCGCGGCGTAGCCGCAGGCCAGGGCCAGGACCAGGCACACGGCGGCCAGTACGGACCGGCCACACGCGGCCCGCCCGCGCGAAAGAGTCTGACTTGGGCCTGCAGGCATCATCCCGGGCGCATTTTTGCCTTTGTCCGTTGGACAGCGCAAGAGTCGTCTTGTTCAAGGGGCGCGGGCGGGACAGGTGGGCTGGCGGGCTCGTTATTCCCTTGGCCGGAGGGGTGTTGTGCCCATATACTGCCTTGCAATCAGTCACCCGTATGAAGCCTTTTTTGTTTTGGGGCATGGGATTCCTGGCCGGCCTGGGGGTTTGGGCGATGCAGGCCGCCGCCCCGCCAGCGCGCCCAAATATCTTGTTCATCATGAGCGATGATCATGCGGCCCATGCGATCAGCGCCTATGGCAGCAAGGTCAATCAGACGCCTCATCTGGACCGGCTGGCGCGTGAAGGGATGCGGTTTGATCGCTGTTTTGCGGTCAATTCCATTTGCACGCCGAGCCGGGCAACCATCTTGACGGGCAAATACAGTCATCTCAATGGCACGCCAGTGTTCAACCGGTTTGATGGAGGCCAGCCGACGGTGGCGAAGATGTTGCAGGCGGGAGGGTATTACACGGCCATGATTGGCAAGTGGCACCTGGGGAGTGATCCCACCGGCTTTGATTATTGGAACATCCTGCCGGGGCAGGGCCGCTACAATGATCCCGTTTTCTATGATGCCCGCGGGGCGCGGATTTATCCCGGCTACGTGACGGATGTTATTACGGATTTGACCCTCGAGGTGCTCAAAAACCGGCCCAAAAACAAACCGTTTTTTGTGATGTCCCACCACAAGGCGCCGCATCGGGAGTGGACGCCGCCGCCCCAGCATCAGGCGCGGTTTGCCGGCCGGCGTATTCCGGAACCGGCCACCTTGCGCGATGATTATGCCGGGCGGGCGGACGCGCTGCGCGAGCAGCAGCAAAGTGTGTTTCGGGATTTGACGCGGCGCGATCTCAAGCTGATTCCGCCGCCGGGGTTGACCCCGGCTCAGTCCAACCAGTGGTTGAACGTGAAGCCCACCGAGGTGGAAATCGAGGAAAACGGCGTGAAGCGGGTGTTGCGCGGGGAGGCCTTGGACGCGTGGAAATACCAGCGTTACATGCAGGATTATCTGGCCTGTGTGCAGAGTCTGGATGACAACGTGGGCCGGCTGCTGGACTGGCTCCGGGCCAATCAACTGGAGGAGAATACGGTGGTGATTTATACCAGTGACCAGGGCTTCTTCCTGGGGGATCATGGGCTGTACGACAAACGTTTCATGTACGAAGAATCCATTCGGATGCCATTCCTGGTGCGTTGGCCGGGGGTGGTGCCGGCCGGCCGGGTGGAGACCTCGCTGGTCATCAACTGCGATTTTGCCCCCACGTTCCTGGACCTTGCCTGCCAGGGCATTCCTGAAGACATGCAGGGACGCAGCCTCGTGCCGCTGCTGCTGGGGGCGAAGCCGGACGACTGGCGGAAGAGTTTTTATTACCGTTATTATCACGATCCCGGCCATCACAACACCCGGGCGCATTACGGCGTGCGCACGGAGACGCACAAGCTGATCTATTACTGGACCAAAAACCAGTGGGAGCTGTACGACCTGGTGAAAGACCCGGAGGAGCTGCGCAATATCTTCCATGACCCGGCACAGAAGGAGACCGTCAAAAAATTGCAGGAGGAGTTGAAGCGCCTGAAGGCGGAGCTGAAGGATGAGGATCAGTTTGCCACCAACCAGCCGCCGGACGGGGTGGACGGCCCGGCGCCGGCGTGGGCGCCGGACTTCAAACCCCCGGCGGCGAGAAAGACGGCGGGGGCAACGGCGCAATAAGTCCCTGGCCTGACTGCCAACCAAAGCCCCCCATGGCAGTGGGTGGGAACCGGCCAGCCATACTCAAAGCATGGGGTGGTGAGGTTGAATGGCGACAAAGTGGCTTCCTAAAACGGCCAAGGGTGTTAAGGTGTAGCCATGCACGATGCCGCAGGCGCAAGCGGGTGGCCGGCCCTGGTGGGGGGCGTGTTGGCGCTGCTGTTTCTGGGGCTGGCGCTGCGCGCCAATCGTCGCCGCCGGCTGGTGGACAACCTGCCCACGAGCAAAACCACCGGGGTCTTTATTGGCTTGGTGGAATTGCAGGGCACGGCGGAGACGCCCCGGCCGCTGCGCAGTTTTCTGGCGGAGATCCCCTGTGTTTATTACCAGTATGAAGTGGCCGAGCATTGGTCCCGGACGGTTACCGAGACCTACACGGACAGCCAGGGAAATCGCCGCACACGCACGCGGCACGAGAGCGGTTGGAAAACCGTGGACAGCGGCGGGCGGATGATCCCGTTTTATTTGCAGGATGATTACGGGGCGGTGCTGGTGCGGCCGGAGGGCGCCACGATTGAACCCAGGACGGTATTTTCGACGATTTGCGGGCGCACGGAGCCGCTGTATTACGCCAAGGGGCCGGCCTGGGCGGTGGCCAATTCGGATCACCGGCGGCGGTTCAAGGAGGAGGCCATCCCGTTGAAGGCGCCCGTGTACGTGATGGGCCAGGCGCGCGAGCGTCAGGACGTGGTGGCTCCCGAAATTGCCGCGGATAAAAGCGCGCCGATGTTTTTGATTTCGACGCGCACGGAAAGGGAAATCAGCCGCGGATACGGGTGGGCGTGGTATGGATGGAACCTGCTGGGGCTGCTCTGCGCGGCGGGCGGGGCGGTGATCAGTTTTCAGGGACAGTGGCCGCCGGTGGCGGTGGCCGCCCTGGCCGGGGGAGGGTACCTGTTGCTGTTGCTGCTGGGATGGATGTGGGTGGTGTTCAACAGCATGGTGGACTTGCGCAACCGCGTCCAACAGGCCTGGTCGCTGGTGGATGTGCAGCTCAAGCGGCGGCACGATTTGATTCCCAATGTGGTCGCGGTGGTGAGCGGGCTGCGGGATTATGAGCGCGAGGTGCAGGAAACCCTGGCCCTGCTGCGCGCGCAAATGCAGGCCACCGCGCCCGGTGAGCCCGGCCCGGATCCGGCGGCGGTCGGCCAGCGGCTGCTGGCGCTGGCGGAGCGTTACCCGGAGCTGAAGGCGCAGGAACCCTTTTTGCGTCTGCAACGCGAGCTGGCGGACACCGAGACGCGGATTGCACTGGCGCGGGGGTATTACAATGAAATCGCCACCCATCACAACCTGCGGCTGGAGTTGATCCCGGATCGTTTCCTGGCGCGCCTGGCCGGCATGCAGCCGCGGCCGTTGATGGAGGCCAATGATTTCCAGCGCCCGCCGGTGGTGGTGGATGCCCTGCCCAGCCCGACGTGATGCCACAGGGCCGGGGAGGAGGGAGATGGTGGCCGCGACTGGCGCGGGAGCGTTGCCCCGGACAGCAGCGCGGCGGGGGAGGTTCGGAATTTCCTTTTTTGGGCGGGGCGGTTTGCACACTATCATTGGGCCATGAGTTTCAAACTGGTACGCATCCCGTCGTTGAAGACGGTGGCGGAATTTCGCGAGCATGTGGCTTCCCTGGGATTGGAGCTGCCCTGCGACGAGGCGATTTTAACGGGCGCCGATTCGCCGCTCGCGGCCCCCGCGGGGGCCGTCCGCATCAACGGCAAAATCATCGGCAACCGGATTTGCATTTCCCCGATGGAAGGCTGGGATGGGACGCCGGAGGGCCTGCCCAGCGCGGATACATTGCGGCGGTGGGAGCGGTTTGGGCAGAGCGGCGCCAAGCTCATTTTTGGCGGCGAGGCCATGGCGGTGCGCCCCGATGGGCGGGCCAATCCCCATCAGATCATGATCCGGCCGGAGACCCTTCCCGGGTTGAAGCAGTTGCGCGAAACTTTGGTGCGCGCCCATGCGGCTCAATTTGGAGGCACGGAGGATCTGGTGATTGGATTCCAGCTCACGCACTCCGGGCGGTTTTGCCGGCCGCACGACATGAAGCGCTGGGAGCCGCGGGTGGCCTTCCGGCATCCGCTGCTGGACCGCCGGTTTGGGGTGACCTCGGAGGCGCAGGTGTTCACGGATGAGGAGGTGGAGGCTTTGATTCAATGCTACATCACCGCGGCACAGGTTGCCGCCGAGGCGGGGGCGGACTTTGTGGACATCAAGCATTGTCATGGCTACCTGTTGCATGAGTTTCTGGGGGCCCACACCCGGCCCGGCAAGTACGGCGGCAGTTTTGAAAATCGCACGCGCATCCTGCGCGAGATCATTCAGGGCATCCGCGCCAGCGGCAACGCGATTGATATTGCGGTGCGGGTGAGCGCGTTTGACTTGGTGCCGTTCCGGCCTGATCCGGCCCAAACCACTCCCGGCAAATTGGGGCCGGGCATTCCCGAGGATTACTCCCAGTGTCTGCCTTACCGGTATGCCTTTGGGGTGAATCCAGAGAACCCCGTGGAGTATGATCTGACCGAGCCGTTGCGGTTTGTGGATTTGTGCGCCGAGCTGGGGGTCAAAATCCTCAACATCAGCGCCGGGTCGCCTTATTACAATCCGCATATTCAACGGCCCGCCGCCTATCCGCCGAGCGACGGGTATCAGCCGGCCTACGATCCGTTGATGGATGTGGCGCGGCAGATCACCGTCACCCGTCTGCTCAAGGCGCGCGCGCCCCGGCAGATGCTCATTGTTGGCTCGGCCTACAGCTACCTGCAGGAGTATCTGCCCCACGTGGCCCAGGCGGTGGTGCGGCAGGGGTGGGCGGATTTGGTGGGGGTTGGCCGGGCTGTGTTGAGTTATCCCGGCATGCTGGCCGATGCCCTGCGTGAGGGCCGGATGCAGAGCCGTTTCATTTGCCGCACTTTCAGCGATTGCACCACCGCCCCCCGCAACGGGTTGATCAGCGGCTGTTATCCGCTGGACAAGCATTACACGAGCAAACCGGAGTTTCAGCAGCTCAAGGCCATCAAACGGCAGTTTGCCGCCGCCTGACTTGTTTTGCCGTCCGGCGGCGCGTATATTGACGCGGGATTTCGGGAAGGCGGAGAATCGCTCCCGGCCTTTGGGCCGGGGGAGGAAAGTCCGAACTCCACAGAGCGCGATGCCGCGTAACCTGCCGGCTTGCGAGCCGGCGGGGTACACGCGGGCGGCGGCCGTCAAGGGCCGCCGACGGACAGTGCCACAGAAAACAGACCGCCTCCGGGGCAACCCGGCGGCAAGGGTGAAAAGGTGCGGTAAGAGCGCACCGCGCCAAGCGCAAGCGAGGCGGCACGGAAAACCCCATCGGGAGCAAGGCCAAATAGGGGACTGCGGAGTGGCTCGCTCCAGTCCCGCCCCCAAGGCGGGCCAGTCCCGGGTATGGGCCGCTTAGAGAAATGATTCTCTCCCTCCTGCGGGAGGCAGACAGAATTCGGCTTACAGCCTTCCCGAAATCCTTTTCATGGGGAAGCGGGTTGTTCCTGGCGCAGGGAGGCGAGCACGATTTCGAAGGCTCGCAGGCAGGAGACGAAACCCTGCTCGCGGGCGAGGAGGGAGATCACCAGCACGTGGTCTTCCCGCAGCATGAAACAAACGCGCCGATGCAGCTTGAAGCTGCCCATGGTTTCAGAAGTATCAAACACCTGGGCACGGTTGGGCGTGCCCACCCAGGCGTAATCTTCCCGCACCTCCTGGGGCTTGGCCGGTTCTGAAATCTGTTCCCGCAATGTTTTCCAATCCGCGCCGTTTTCCGGCAGGGGCATGCGGCGAATTTCAATCATGCCGGCATACTCGGAGGATTGGAGCAGGACTGCCCCACTTTTGGTTTCCAGGCCCAGGCGCCATCCGGCCGGGACGATGAACGAGTTGCGCTCCTTGCCTTGGACCATGGTGGCCGCCGGCAGCTTGCCACGCTCGGGCACATCGCGGGTGACGGAAACCAGCTCCAAGGAAGGCTCGGCGGCGGACAGGAGGCTAACGGCGGCGATTCCACTCAGAATCGCCCCATGCCAAAACCACCGGATGCCATGGCTGCTGGCCATAAATAATTCTTTGCCGCCGGAATGCTCCAAAGCACATTTGCGACAGAAGAGTTGGAGCAATTACGATGCCATTCACGAAATGGAAAAGGCCGGATGGTGCATCCGGCCTTGAAACCTGATCGCATCTCCACGGGTTATTCCACCCGCAGAGAGGCGATGACCGAGGAGATCAAAAGTTCAGCTTTGGCAAATTGAGTGGCGGCGGCGCTCAAGGTGAGCACGAGCGACTGCTCCTTGAGCTTGATGATGTAGGTGCGCGATTGCAGCGGCAGCTCGTTTGCGTCGCCCAGGCACGCTTCGATGACGGTGGCCTCGCCGGCGCCGGTGGTCCAGCCGTATTCCTTGCCAATCACCACTGCCGGGGAGGCTTCCGCGAGGCGGTTTTTCAGCTCCTGGTTCAAGGACTCGCTGGATTTGACCGATTTAACGATCAGGGTGGCTGAGTAGTCGGCGGCCTGCAAGACGACGCCTTCGGCGGCCTGGCCTACGCGCCAGTTTTTGGGGAGAATCAGCGAAACCTGCTGCTGCCCTACAGCAAGTTGCAGGGCACCAACCTGACCCCGCTCGGGGATGTCCCGTTGCGTGAGCCGAAACGCTGGCGTGTCACTGGCGGCGGCCTGGAAGATCAGGCATCCCCCGCACATCGCGAGCAGCGTTTTCATGTTTTTCAGCAGGTTCACAGGCACTTTCTAATAATTGCCATTTACATGGCGGTCAGTTAATGGAGCACATGCTGTGCCAGATGCAAAAAATAATTTGGGCTGGACCTAATTGTTTTCTAAACCATTAAAAATCAGGAACTTAATAGTTAATTTCATTTTTCTCATCAGGTGAAAAACCAGAACTATTAATGAGAAAATCAGCCTTCATGGCCTGGTAGTGGAGAATCAACGTCGAAAAAAGCTTGAGTTATGTAATCAATATGATATCATATTGATAACATATACAATTATGAGTACCATGCAAACTGCCAGTCATCGCGAAAAAGTGGTGGAAACCCACAACGGCTGGGTCATGCTGCCGGTGGTTATATGCTTATTTTTGGGCAGCATCGCCCTGCTCATCTATTCACTGGTCAAAGGGCAGGAGTTATATCGTCACCCCATTTGGGGGCTGTTCATCCTGGCACTGCTTGGCCTGGTCGGCTCCATCATCTGCATGATGGGTTTTTTCACCCTGCAGCCCAATGAGGCGCGGGTGCTGATTTTGTTTGGAGAATACAAGGGCACAGTGCGCCGGAGCGGGTTTCACTGGGGCAATCCCTTTTATTCCAACGGCCCGCTCAAGGGCGGGGCGGAGGGGGAGTCCAAGTCGCTTTTGGGCCGGAAACAGGGTTTGTCGAGTTTTACGCGGTACAAGATCTCGCTGCGGGCGCGAAACTTGAACGGGGAGAAATTGAAGGTCAACGACAAGCGGGGAAACCCGATTGAGATTGCGGCGGTGGTGGTGTGGCGGGTGGCGGACACAGCGCAGGCGCTGTTTGATGTGGACGACTACGAGAGCTTTGTGCGCATTCAGAGTGAATCGGCGGTGCGCCATCTGGCGAGCGCCTATGCGTATGATCATGGGGAGGACAATGAGATCACCCTGCGCAGCGGCGTGGAGGAGGTTTCCGCGGCCTTGCAAAAGGAGCTGCAGGAACGGCTGCACAAAGCGGGGGTGGTGGTGGAGGAGGCGCGGTTGACGCATCTGGCCTACGCGCCGGAAATCGCGCAGGCGATGCTGCGGCGGCAGCAGGCGGAGGCGGTGATTGCGGCGCGGCAGAAGATCGTGCAGGGGGCGGTGAGCATGGTGGACATGGCGCTGAAGGAGCTGGCCAGCAAGGCGGTGCTGCAAATGGACGACGAGCGGAAGGCGGCCATGGTGAGCAATTTGATGGTGGTGCTGTGCGGGGAGTCGGAGGTGCATCCGGTGGTCAACACCGGCACGCTGTACACCTGAGCCGGATGAGTGGCTTCCATGCCCCCGCGCAAATCATTTCTGCTGCGCATGGATCCTGCCCTGTGGGCCGAACTGGAGGCGTGGGCGCAGGCCGAGTTTCGCAGCGTCAACGGCCAGATCGAATATCTCCTGCAGCAGGCGGTACAACGGCGAAAGAAGGGCCTGCCGTCCGGGCCTCCGGCCGCCGCGCCGCCGCCGGCCTTGGGGACGGCGGAGGAGCCGGCGCAAGAATAATGGACAGTGCCGGGCCGGCGTGGCAAAGTGGATGCATGAAAAATCACCATGTTTTTTGCGGCGGCCTTTTGAGCCTGTTTTGCAGTCTGGCGGTGCTTCAGGGGGCGGTGGACCCGCATTTGGGGGTGGGCGCCAAGCCACTGCCGGGGGCGGAGGTGTTGTTTGACGGCACGCGGAAGATGCTGGACGAGAAATGGACGTATTGGGAGGGCCCGCGGCTGGCGGCCACGCTGCCCATCAAATGGCAGATTGTGCCGGATCCGGTGGATGCCGGGACGGTGGTTTCCACGGCGGATCCGGCGGCTGCCGGGGGCAAGTATGGGGCGGCGGACATTGTGACCAAGAAGGCCTTTCGCGACTTCCGGCTGCATGTGGAATTTCTGGTCATGCAGCCCGGCGGCAACAGCGGGGTGTATCTGCAAAACCGGTATGAGATTCAGATTCTGGACGGCGACAAGACCAAGCACGGCATGGGTGCCGTGATCAATGAGAGCGAGTCGCCGTATCACGCCTATAACGGGGTGGGCAAATGGAATGCGTATGACATTCAATTTCGGGCGGCCCGGTTTCAGGAGGGCAAGAAGGTGGAGCACGCACTGGTGACGATGTATTTCAACGGCATCAAGGTGCATACCAACGTGCCCATCACGCAGGTGTGGGGCGGCCCCAACAGCGGGTTGGATGGGGGGCGTGATGGGGGCAAAGGGATTACCGACACGCCGGGGGGCATCAAGCTGCAGGCCGAGGGGCATGATGTGCGGTATCGCAACATCTGGATCAAGGAGATGAATTTTGAAAAGCCGGATACCAACTTTTAATTCCATGAAAACTGAACAACCGCGGCGTCAATTCATCCGGACCAGCCTGGCCATGGCGGGGCTGGCGGCCAGTGGAGGTTTAACGGCGCTGGCGGCGGCGCCGGCGCCCGGCGTTCGCCTGGGAGGGCCAACGTTTATTCGGACGGACGATCCGGAGGAGCTGGCCCGGGAATGCCGCCGCCTAGGGTACGGAGCGGCGTATTGCCCGAACATCAAAATTACCGATACGGAGCGCATTCGCGCCACAGCCGCGGCTTTTGCCAAACACGACGTGGTGATCGCGGAGGTGGGCCGGTGGGTGAACCTGCTGGACGCCAACCCGGAGCAGCGCAAAAAAAACCTGGAGCTGGTCACCGAGGGCCTGGCGCTGGCCGAGGCGGTGGGGGCGCGCTGTTGTGTGGACATTGCCGGCTCGTTCAACCCCAAAGTGTGGTACGGGCCGCATCCGGACAATTTGTCCGAGCGTTTTTTTGAGGCGGCGGTGGAGAATGCGCGCAAGATCATTGATGCGGTGAAGCCGAAGCGCGCGAAGTTTTGTTATGAGATGATGGGTTGGTCCCTGCCGGACAGCGTGGAGAGCAATCTGCGGCTGCTCAAGGCGGTGGACCGGCCGGCGTTTGGCGTGCATCTGGACCCGTGCAATCTGATCAATTCCCCGGAGCGGTTTTATCGCAACACGGACTTGTTGCATGAGTGCTTTGACAAACTGGGGCCGCACATTGCCAGTTGCCATGCCAAGGATTTGTTCTGGGAGGTGGAGATGAACGTGCATTTCCGCGAGGTGATCCCGGGCAAAGGCTCGCTGGATTACACCACCTTTCTGAAACGCCTGGCCGCGCTGCCCCAGCAACCGCCCCTGATGATGGAGCATTTGAGCAAGGCCGAGGAATACGCCGAGGCCGCGCGCTACATCAAGGAAGTGGGGGCGAAGGCCGGGGTGGCTTTTTTGCCGGCTGAATGAGCGGTGCCCCGGGCCGGGAGGCCCCCCCAGAGATCATTTCCGAAGCCAGGTTGCCAAGCCCGCAAGCTGCTGCGGGCCTGGGCCGGTGCAAAACCGCAAGGGCGTGGAGAGGGAGGGCGTGGGTTGACCAAGGAGCTTTTTCCGCAGTGGCCGCGGTTTTTCTGTTATCCACCCCCGGCCAAAAAAGTGTGACATTTTAACAAATTAGACATTTGACCAAGATGGCTGGTTGGCGTTTAGTGTGCGACTGTTTGAGGCGCGGCCGTTTTCCCGGGGCCGGCGCCCGAGTGTTTGAGTTATGCATCGAATTGTGCGGCGGACGCCCCTCAGCCCCAATGTCAC
Protein-coding regions in this window:
- a CDS encoding LemA family protein, giving the protein MHDAAGASGWPALVGGVLALLFLGLALRANRRRRLVDNLPTSKTTGVFIGLVELQGTAETPRPLRSFLAEIPCVYYQYEVAEHWSRTVTETYTDSQGNRRTRTRHESGWKTVDSGGRMIPFYLQDDYGAVLVRPEGATIEPRTVFSTICGRTEPLYYAKGPAWAVANSDHRRRFKEEAIPLKAPVYVMGQARERQDVVAPEIAADKSAPMFLISTRTEREISRGYGWAWYGWNLLGLLCAAGGAVISFQGQWPPVAVAALAGGGYLLLLLLGWMWVVFNSMVDLRNRVQQAWSLVDVQLKRRHDLIPNVVAVVSGLRDYEREVQETLALLRAQMQATAPGEPGPDPAAVGQRLLALAERYPELKAQEPFLRLQRELADTETRIALARGYYNEIATHHNLRLELIPDRFLARLAGMQPRPLMEANDFQRPPVVVDALPSPT
- a CDS encoding sulfatase, encoding MKPFLFWGMGFLAGLGVWAMQAAAPPARPNILFIMSDDHAAHAISAYGSKVNQTPHLDRLAREGMRFDRCFAVNSICTPSRATILTGKYSHLNGTPVFNRFDGGQPTVAKMLQAGGYYTAMIGKWHLGSDPTGFDYWNILPGQGRYNDPVFYDARGARIYPGYVTDVITDLTLEVLKNRPKNKPFFVMSHHKAPHREWTPPPQHQARFAGRRIPEPATLRDDYAGRADALREQQQSVFRDLTRRDLKLIPPPGLTPAQSNQWLNVKPTEVEIEENGVKRVLRGEALDAWKYQRYMQDYLACVQSLDDNVGRLLDWLRANQLEENTVVIYTSDQGFFLGDHGLYDKRFMYEESIRMPFLVRWPGVVPAGRVETSLVINCDFAPTFLDLACQGIPEDMQGRSLVPLLLGAKPDDWRKSFYYRYYHDPGHHNTRAHYGVRTETHKLIYYWTKNQWELYDLVKDPEELRNIFHDPAQKETVKKLQEELKRLKAELKDEDQFATNQPPDGVDGPAPAWAPDFKPPAARKTAGATAQ
- a CDS encoding NADH:flavin oxidoreductase codes for the protein MSFKLVRIPSLKTVAEFREHVASLGLELPCDEAILTGADSPLAAPAGAVRINGKIIGNRICISPMEGWDGTPEGLPSADTLRRWERFGQSGAKLIFGGEAMAVRPDGRANPHQIMIRPETLPGLKQLRETLVRAHAAQFGGTEDLVIGFQLTHSGRFCRPHDMKRWEPRVAFRHPLLDRRFGVTSEAQVFTDEEVEALIQCYITAAQVAAEAGADFVDIKHCHGYLLHEFLGAHTRPGKYGGSFENRTRILREIIQGIRASGNAIDIAVRVSAFDLVPFRPDPAQTTPGKLGPGIPEDYSQCLPYRYAFGVNPENPVEYDLTEPLRFVDLCAELGVKILNISAGSPYYNPHIQRPAAYPPSDGYQPAYDPLMDVARQITVTRLLKARAPRQMLIVGSAYSYLQEYLPHVAQAVVRQGWADLVGVGRAVLSYPGMLADALREGRMQSRFICRTFSDCTTAPRNGLISGCYPLDKHYTSKPEFQQLKAIKRQFAAA
- a CDS encoding sugar phosphate isomerase/epimerase encodes the protein MKTEQPRRQFIRTSLAMAGLAASGGLTALAAAPAPGVRLGGPTFIRTDDPEELARECRRLGYGAAYCPNIKITDTERIRATAAAFAKHDVVIAEVGRWVNLLDANPEQRKKNLELVTEGLALAEAVGARCCVDIAGSFNPKVWYGPHPDNLSERFFEAAVENARKIIDAVKPKRAKFCYEMMGWSLPDSVESNLRLLKAVDRPAFGVHLDPCNLINSPERFYRNTDLLHECFDKLGPHIASCHAKDLFWEVEMNVHFREVIPGKGSLDYTTFLKRLAALPQQPPLMMEHLSKAEEYAEAARYIKEVGAKAGVAFLPAE
- a CDS encoding SPFH domain-containing protein, giving the protein MSTMQTASHREKVVETHNGWVMLPVVICLFLGSIALLIYSLVKGQELYRHPIWGLFILALLGLVGSIICMMGFFTLQPNEARVLILFGEYKGTVRRSGFHWGNPFYSNGPLKGGAEGESKSLLGRKQGLSSFTRYKISLRARNLNGEKLKVNDKRGNPIEIAAVVVWRVADTAQALFDVDDYESFVRIQSESAVRHLASAYAYDHGEDNEITLRSGVEEVSAALQKELQERLHKAGVVVEEARLTHLAYAPEIAQAMLRRQQAEAVIAARQKIVQGAVSMVDMALKELASKAVLQMDDERKAAMVSNLMVVLCGESEVHPVVNTGTLYT
- a CDS encoding DUF1080 domain-containing protein, producing MKNHHVFCGGLLSLFCSLAVLQGAVDPHLGVGAKPLPGAEVLFDGTRKMLDEKWTYWEGPRLAATLPIKWQIVPDPVDAGTVVSTADPAAAGGKYGAADIVTKKAFRDFRLHVEFLVMQPGGNSGVYLQNRYEIQILDGDKTKHGMGAVINESESPYHAYNGVGKWNAYDIQFRAARFQEGKKVEHALVTMYFNGIKVHTNVPITQVWGGPNSGLDGGRDGGKGITDTPGGIKLQAEGHDVRYRNIWIKEMNFEKPDTNF